The following is a genomic window from Amycolatopsis acidiphila.
GTTCAGACCACCAAACCACTGCCGTTTCGATCACCGGCCCGCGAGCGGGAGGGATGCCGCCATGACCACCGGTGGATCGAGCGTCCAGGACGAGCGACTGCGCGACCTGGAGCCGGAGGGCAGGTTGGAGTGCGTCACCGGCGAGCCGGTGACCTGTCGAAGTCCGGGCAACATGGCCAACGGAAACACCTACGACCGCCAGGGCAGGCTCCTGACCTGCGAACTCGCCGACCGGTACGACGGCCGCGAGCTGAACAGCCCCAACGACGTGATCGTGGCGAGCGACGGGACGATCTACTTCACCGATCCCGGCTACGGCCGCGACCCGCGCTACGGCGTCCGGCGCCTGCACGTTCGCCGGTTCACGCTGGGCGAGTGGGCGGTCACCGGCGGCGAGGTCTGGCCACAGACGAAAGGATCGGCCCCCGGCGTACCGGACGGGATGAAGATCGACAGCCTCGGCAACTTGGGGAGACCCCGACCTGCGTTCCCTCTACATCTGCGCCACCCAAAACTGTTACCGGGCACAAGAATCGGGTGAGACCCACCTCCGCAGTGCTACGGCAGTCCGTCGCCGTCGGGAGCGACGCGGAGGTACACGACCACTTCCGGGCTTTCCCTGCCGATCGCGGCCAACGCGTTGTTCAGACTCCTTCGGCAGCCGCATCGCGAGGACTCCGCGGCATCTCCGACCAGGCACTCTCGATGAAGGCGAACGAGTACGTCGGCACCAAGATCACCGGCGACCGGCGCGAGACACCCGGAGGCGTCCAGCGCGCTGGAGAAGCCGAGCGAGCGGGATTGACCCTCGGCGGTCGGGACTCGTGCCGCGGCATCACGAACCAGGTCTGTCTCGACGCGACGCCGGTGGCGGACGAGCTCTGCGATCGACACCAGCGCGAGGTCGTGCGCTGCGGCGAACTCCTCGAGCTCGCCCCGCCGCGCCATCCGGGTCGGATCGTACGGGCTGACGATCTCGCACAGTACGCCGGCCGGCCGCAGCCGGCCCAGGCGCACGAGGTCGACGGCCGCTTCGGGGAACCGTGGCCGGTAAAGCACCCCGCCGCGGTGCACACGCATGCCCATGAGGTGTCCCGGCCGGGTCATGTCGGCGGCCACGGTGTCCGGGGAGGCGAGCAACCTGGCGGTATGCGCTCGGTCCATCGCCGAGATGCCCGTTTGCACACCGTCCTTCGCATCGACGGTGACGGTGTAGGGGGTGTTCCCATCGCCCCCGTTCATCGGGCGCAACTCGAGCCGGTCGCAGTCTGCGCCGGGCATGGCCACGGCAACCAGGCCGCAGGTGTGGCGCACCATGAACGACATCAGTGCCGAACTCGCTTTCTCCGCCGCGAAGACGAGGGCGCCTTCGTCCCGGTCGTCGTCCACGACGACGACCGCGCGTCCGGCTGCGATGTCCGCCAGCGCTCGCGGCTCCTCCGTGGCCGTCATGCTTGCCCGGCCGGCGGGGTCGGCTCGACCGCGGCCAGCCTCCGGAACCGGCTGGCATGGAACACCAGCGGAGCCGCGGCGGGATCGGCCAGGAACCGGTGGATCCGCAGGAGCACCATGGTGTGATCGCCCGCGGGGACTTCGCGCTCCACCGAGCAGTCCAGCCACGCGGTCGCGTGCCGCATGAACACCGCCCCCTCGGTGGAGGCGCTCCACTCGATGCCGGCGAATCGGTCCTCTGCTTTGCCCGAGAGCTGCCGGCACGCGTCGGCGTGATCTTCGTTGAGCACGCTGATCCCGAGCCGGGGCAGCTCGCGCAGTTTCGGCCAGGTGGTGGACGAGTTCTGCACGCACAGCGAGACCAGCGGCGGATCGAGCGAGACCGAGGTGAACGCACTCGCCGCCATCCCGACAGCGAGCCCGGCGCGCAGGCCGCAGATCGCGGTCACCCCGCTGGGAAAGCATCCGAAGGCCCGGCGCAGCGCCGTCCCGTCGGAGCAGGCCGACATCAGCTCGATCATCGGCGGCACCCCGGGTTGTGAGTTGCTGGCGGACACAGGTCACCGCCCGGGAAATCGGCCGGCGCGGTAGAGCTGCCCTGGCAGGCGGCGGCCGAGGACCGTCTCCAGCCACTCGGCCACCCGCATCACGCGATCGATGTCGACCCCGACGTCGATCCCTTCTTCCACGAGGAGGTTGAGCAGATCCTCGGTGGCGATGTTGCCGGTCGCGTTCGGCGCGAAGGGACATCCGCCGATCCCGCCGACCGACGCGTCGAGCAGCGATACGTCGTTCTCCAGCGCGACGAAGGCGTTGACGTAACCGGTATTGCGGGTGTTGTGCAGATGCAGCCCGAGCGGGACGCCGAGGTCCGCACCGCCCCGCAGGAGCCTGCGCACCTGGTGCGGAACGCCGACGCCGATGGTGTCGGCGAAAACGACCTCGTCGGCACCGGCCGCCACCACCTGCTCCGCGAGTGACAGCACGCGTCCCGGGTCGGCCCGGCCCTCGAAGGGGCATCCGAACGAGGCGGCGAGCGTCACGCTCACCCGGCGGCCGTCACGATGCGCGGCGGCGACGATCCCACCGGCCTCCTCGAGCGACTGCTCGACGGTCCGCCCCTGGTTGCGCTGGTTGAACGTCTCGCTCACGCAGAACGCGAAATGGACCTCCTGGCACGGGGTCCCGGCCAGCCGCTCATAGCCTCGCCGGTTGAGCACCAGCCCCGCGTAGGTGACGCCCGCCGCCGGACTGATCGCGGTCAGCACCTCTTCGGCACCCGCCATCTGCGGCACCCGCTTCGGACTGACGAAACTCACCGCTTCGATCCGCTGGAAGCCGGCGCCGGCCAGGCGGTCGACGAGCTCGGCACGCACCGCGGGGGCCAGTGAGCCGGGTTCGTTCTGCAGTCCGTCCCGTGGGCCGACCTCACACACCGTGATGTGCATCCTGACCGGACACTCCTTTCCTTTGCCGACAACGATCCGGTCGCGGGGCGGTGGGTTTCCCACCACCCCGCACCGGCCTTACTTGCGCAGGCCCGCCTGCCGCAGCAGGGGCATCACGTTGTCGTCGAAGTACTTCATCTCTTCGTGGTAGTCCAGGAAGCCGAGGATGGCCCCGTCCATGCCGACGTCGGAGAGGTTCTGCAGCTCGTCGACCACCTGCTCGGGAGTGCCGATGATCGGGTAACCGCCCCAGCCGAGGATGAAGCGCTCCTGGTACACGCGAATCTGCTCGGAGAACGAAGCGCTCTGCATACCGAGCACAGCCATCAGGTTCTTCGCGCCTTCGTAGTCGCCGGCCTCGAGGATCGCCCGCTTGACCTGCTGTGCCTCCTCTTCGGTGTCGCGGCAGATGACGAACGCGTAGGTCATGACGCCGAGGTCACGGCGGTACTCGCTGCGGGCGCGGTCCCGCACGGCCTTGGCGTAGCCCTGTGCGTTCTCCAGCGTGTCGATGGTGGCGAAGTTGAAGTCGACATGCTTGGCCGAAAAGTCGATACCCGCCGGAGAGTTACCGGCGTTCAGGAGCACCGGCCGGGGCTTCTGCACCGGCTTCGGCAGAGAGACCCCGCCCTTGACGTGGACGTACCGGCCGTCGAAGTCGAACGGCGCGTCCTCGGTCCACAGCCGCTTCACGACCTCGATCCACTCGGTGCCGAACTCGTAGCGGTCGTCGTGCTCGCGCTGCGCGGCGCCGAACATCTCCATCTCCGGGGTGAACCAGCCCATCACCAGGTTCAGGGCGAACCGGCCGGCGGAGATGTGATCGATCGTCGCCGACGCCTTCGCCGCCACCAGCGGGTGCACGGTGGGCAGGTGCGAGGTCGAGGCGACCATGATGTTCTCGGTCTTCGCGGTCAGACCCGCGGCCCAGGTGTAGGTGTCGAAGTTCGTGCCGTTGAAGTTCGTCGAGCCGCCGAAGCCCTTCCACCTGGCGACCGGGACGAGGATCTCCATGCCGATCGCGTCCGCCCGCTGCGCCACCTTGAGGGTGTGCTCCCAGGTCGCTTCGTAGGTCGTCTCGGCCGTGGTCATGGTCAAGCCCTCGCTGCAGTTCGTGCCGAACAGCCCGAGCTTGAGCTTTTGCTCGTTGTAGAGCGGAACGTGCTGGCGGCGGTATTCCTCGAGTTCCGCGGCTGCGTCCTGCGTCATTGAAGTTTCCTTTCGGGAATGGGTCAGTCCGCGAGGCCGGCGGCCACGAGCGCACCGTGTGCCACGGCCATGTCGTCGGTGTAATGGCCACCGCTGGTGCCGATTCCGCCGATGATCTCGCCGTCGACGACGATGGGGTAGCCACCGCCGAACGTCACCAGGCGCGCGGTGTGCGGGATGCCGATCTTCAACGGCTCGTCGTTCTTGATGAACTCGTGCCACTGGTCGGTGGGGATGCCGAACGCGACTGCCGTGTACGCCTTGTCCTGGGAGATCTGCACCGACAGCAGCGGTGCGCCGTCCATGCGCAGGAACGCTTTCATGGTCCCGTCACGGTCGCAGACCGTGATCACCATCGGCTTGCCGTTCTCGGTCGCGACCCGGGCGGCGTGACTGACGAGCTCCTGTGCGAACTCCGCCGTGATGGTCGAGAAAGTTGCTGCCTTCTGTGTTGCGCCCATATCACTGTCCTTGGTTGGGTGAATGGTTACTGGACCGACCAGCCGCCGTCGATCGGAATCGCGGCACCGGTCATGAAGGTCGAATCGTCACTGGCCAGGTACAGCGCCAGTGAAACGATTTCCTCCGCGCGGCCGAGCCGGCCGACGAGATGACCGTCTTCGAACCCCTTCCAGATCGCGTCCTTCGCCGCGAGTCCGCTGACGAAGTTGCGGGGCATCTGGGTGTCGACGACACCGGGACAGATCGCGTTGACCCGGATTCCGTAGGGGGCGAGATCGACCGCGGCGGCTTTGGAGAACATCGCGAGCCCGCCCTTCGCGGCTCCGTATGCGGCCATGTTCGCGAACGCCACCAGCCCGCCGACCGAGGACACGTTGATGATCGATCCGCCGTGATCCTTCATCAGCGGCGCGATCTGCTTGATGAGCAGGAAAACGCTCTTGAGGTCGATGTCGTGGACGCGGTCCCACTCTTCCTCGGTCGTCTCCAGCAGCGGCTTCCCGAGGATGATGCCGTGGTTGTTGTAGAGCACGTCGACCCGGTCGAACCGGTCGCGAACCTCCGCGGCGAACTTCTCACACCCGACGGCGGTCGCCAGATCAGCCGTCCCGAAGGAGAAGTCGTATCCCTTGTCCCGCAGTTCTTTCGAGAGTTCGTTGCCGGTCTTCTCGTCGAGGTCGGTGCCGAACACCCGGGCGCCTTCCTCGCTGAACAGACGGCACGCCGCCTGCCCTTGTCCGCCCGCGGCACCGGTGATGACGACATTCTTGTTGTCGAGCTTGCCCATTGACCTTCTCTTTCGTCAGATGATTCCCTGCGAGACCCACTGCTCGCGCTGCGCCTCGTCCGCGCCGAGCAGCTCGCCGTAGATCTCGTCGTTGTGCTGGCCGAGTTCCGGCCCCAGTGAACGAACCGCGCCCGGAGTGCCCGACAGTCGCGGAGCGACGTTCTGCATCGGGAACTCGCCGAGTTTGTCGTGCACCAGCCGCACGATCGCCTGCCGCGCCTGGAAATGCGGGTCGGCGAGCATGTCGGCGGCCGTGTAGATCAACCCGGCGGGCACGCCGGCCTCGTGCAGCCTGGCCAGCAGGTCCTCGGCCTCGAGCGTGCGGGTCCACGCCGACACCAGTTGGTCGAGGTCCTGCTGATGCCGCCCGCGCGCGGCGTGGGTGCGGTAATCCTCGTTGTCCTGCAGATCCTCGCGGCCCATCACGCCGCACAG
Proteins encoded in this region:
- a CDS encoding flavin reductase family protein, yielding MIELMSACSDGTALRRAFGCFPSGVTAICGLRAGLAVGMAASAFTSVSLDPPLVSLCVQNSSTTWPKLRELPRLGISVLNEDHADACRQLSGKAEDRFAGIEWSASTEGAVFMRHATAWLDCSVEREVPAGDHTMVLLRIHRFLADPAAAPLVFHASRFRRLAAVEPTPPAGQA
- a CDS encoding 3,4-dihydroxy-2-butanone-4-phosphate synthase, which codes for MTATEEPRALADIAAGRAVVVVDDDRDEGALVFAAEKASSALMSFMVRHTCGLVAVAMPGADCDRLELRPMNGGDGNTPYTVTVDAKDGVQTGISAMDRAHTARLLASPDTVAADMTRPGHLMGMRVHRGGVLYRPRFPEAAVDLVRLGRLRPAGVLCEIVSPYDPTRMARRGELEEFAAAHDLALVSIAELVRHRRRVETDLVRDAAARVPTAEGQSRSLGFSSALDASGCLAPVAGDLGADVLVRLHRECLVGDAAESSRCGCRRSLNNALAAIGRESPEVVVYLRVAPDGDGLP
- a CDS encoding SDR family NAD(P)-dependent oxidoreductase, whose protein sequence is MGKLDNKNVVITGAAGGQGQAACRLFSEEGARVFGTDLDEKTGNELSKELRDKGYDFSFGTADLATAVGCEKFAAEVRDRFDRVDVLYNNHGIILGKPLLETTEEEWDRVHDIDLKSVFLLIKQIAPLMKDHGGSIINVSSVGGLVAFANMAAYGAAKGGLAMFSKAAAVDLAPYGIRVNAICPGVVDTQMPRNFVSGLAAKDAIWKGFEDGHLVGRLGRAEEIVSLALYLASDDSTFMTGAAIPIDGGWSVQ
- a CDS encoding GlcG/HbpS family heme-binding protein, coding for MGATQKAATFSTITAEFAQELVSHAARVATENGKPMVITVCDRDGTMKAFLRMDGAPLLSVQISQDKAYTAVAFGIPTDQWHEFIKNDEPLKIGIPHTARLVTFGGGYPIVVDGEIIGGIGTSGGHYTDDMAVAHGALVAAGLAD
- a CDS encoding hydroxymethylglutaryl-CoA lyase; translated protein: MHITVCEVGPRDGLQNEPGSLAPAVRAELVDRLAGAGFQRIEAVSFVSPKRVPQMAGAEEVLTAISPAAGVTYAGLVLNRRGYERLAGTPCQEVHFAFCVSETFNQRNQGRTVEQSLEEAGGIVAAAHRDGRRVSVTLAASFGCPFEGRADPGRVLSLAEQVVAAGADEVVFADTIGVGVPHQVRRLLRGGADLGVPLGLHLHNTRNTGYVNAFVALENDVSLLDASVGGIGGCPFAPNATGNIATEDLLNLLVEEGIDVGVDIDRVMRVAEWLETVLGRRLPGQLYRAGRFPGR
- a CDS encoding LLM class flavin-dependent oxidoreductase, giving the protein MTQDAAAELEEYRRQHVPLYNEQKLKLGLFGTNCSEGLTMTTAETTYEATWEHTLKVAQRADAIGMEILVPVARWKGFGGSTNFNGTNFDTYTWAAGLTAKTENIMVASTSHLPTVHPLVAAKASATIDHISAGRFALNLVMGWFTPEMEMFGAAQREHDDRYEFGTEWIEVVKRLWTEDAPFDFDGRYVHVKGGVSLPKPVQKPRPVLLNAGNSPAGIDFSAKHVDFNFATIDTLENAQGYAKAVRDRARSEYRRDLGVMTYAFVICRDTEEEAQQVKRAILEAGDYEGAKNLMAVLGMQSASFSEQIRVYQERFILGWGGYPIIGTPEQVVDELQNLSDVGMDGAILGFLDYHEEMKYFDDNVMPLLRQAGLRK
- a CDS encoding SMP-30/gluconolactonase/LRE family protein; protein product: MTTGGSSVQDERLRDLEPEGRLECVTGEPVTCRSPGNMANGNTYDRQGRLLTCELADRYDGRELNSPNDVIVASDGTIYFTDPGYGRDPRYGVRRLHVRRFTLGEWAVTGGEVWPQTKGSAPGVPDGMKIDSLGNLGRPRPAFPLHLRHPKLLPGTRIG